In Paenibacillus sp. BIC5C1, a genomic segment contains:
- a CDS encoding extracellular solute-binding protein: MKKRMGSILLSSLLTMSLLAGCTGDNEPGNAEPAEATEPAVQALTEIPLPITSEPFTIDYWRANDAKLTASLNNFGDMGAYKEKEKLTGIKVKFTHPPLGQQRDQFNLLISTKELPDVIYYNWADAVGGPEKMIKDGRIIRLNELIDSYAPNLKRIIESDPDVKKQIALDDGTIYMFPLLKLDALKLNATSGLIIRQDWLDKLNLKVPTNIDEWYTVLKAFKEQDPNGNGKPDELPFTGNWGPGNLTKLHDFAAAFGVIGGFQMNGDKVEFGPIQPGYRDFLETMAKWYKEGLIDPEIMTNDGKAFDYKITSNLAGAYQGGVFSGMGKYFNLMRDTDPSFNVTGVPWPVSPDGTSYATFNMDTKVLSYGEAITASADEDKLKYIVQWMDYNYSEEGSDLFNFGIENDSYVRDGDGVKFSDTIINNPNGLTYDQALASYALSIMDGPINQDSRYLDALLFDDGQRAANAEWMKASSALTLPPIRLSTDEVSTSTSIMSQVNTYLNETMTAIISGQKPISEFDTMAETIKSMGIDRAIEVHQAAYDRYQSK; this comes from the coding sequence GTGAAAAAAAGAATGGGGTCCATCCTGTTGTCATCGCTACTTACCATGTCTTTACTGGCGGGTTGTACGGGGGATAATGAACCAGGCAACGCAGAGCCAGCAGAAGCAACAGAACCTGCGGTTCAGGCGTTGACTGAGATACCGCTACCGATTACAAGTGAGCCCTTTACCATTGACTACTGGCGCGCCAATGATGCCAAACTGACGGCTTCCTTGAACAATTTTGGAGATATGGGGGCTTACAAAGAGAAGGAGAAGTTGACGGGTATCAAGGTGAAGTTCACACATCCTCCGCTTGGACAACAGCGTGACCAGTTTAATCTGTTGATCTCTACGAAGGAGCTGCCGGATGTCATTTATTATAACTGGGCAGATGCCGTTGGTGGACCGGAAAAAATGATCAAGGACGGTCGTATCATTCGTCTAAACGAACTGATCGATAGTTATGCCCCGAACCTGAAGCGAATTATTGAATCCGATCCAGATGTGAAGAAGCAGATCGCTCTCGACGATGGTACGATCTATATGTTCCCGCTGCTCAAGCTGGATGCTTTGAAGCTGAATGCCACCTCCGGTTTAATTATCCGCCAGGATTGGCTCGATAAATTGAACCTTAAGGTACCTACCAACATCGATGAGTGGTATACGGTCCTCAAGGCATTCAAGGAACAGGACCCTAACGGCAATGGCAAGCCAGATGAGCTGCCATTCACCGGAAACTGGGGACCGGGAAACCTGACCAAGCTCCATGATTTTGCTGCGGCTTTTGGCGTAATTGGTGGCTTCCAGATGAATGGAGACAAGGTGGAATTCGGACCCATCCAGCCGGGCTACCGTGACTTTCTGGAGACGATGGCCAAGTGGTACAAGGAAGGGCTAATTGATCCTGAGATTATGACCAATGATGGCAAGGCATTCGACTATAAGATCACCAGCAATCTCGCAGGAGCGTATCAGGGCGGTGTGTTCAGCGGTATGGGTAAATATTTCAATCTGATGAGAGATACAGATCCAAGCTTTAATGTGACCGGCGTGCCGTGGCCTGTGTCTCCGGATGGGACTTCCTATGCGACATTTAATATGGACACCAAAGTGTTGAGTTATGGTGAGGCTATTACGGCTTCCGCAGACGAAGATAAACTGAAATATATTGTGCAGTGGATGGACTACAACTATAGCGAAGAGGGTAGTGATCTGTTCAATTTCGGTATCGAAAATGACAGCTATGTTCGCGACGGGGACGGTGTCAAATTCTCAGATACCATCATTAATAATCCGAACGGTCTGACTTATGACCAGGCACTGGCTTCCTATGCTTTATCCATTATGGACGGTCCAATCAATCAGGATAGCCGTTATCTGGATGCATTACTTTTTGACGACGGACAGCGTGCAGCGAATGCGGAATGGATGAAAGCAAGCTCTGCCTTGACACTTCCGCCAATTCGTTTGTCAACAGATGAGGTAAGCACAAGTACGTCCATTATGAGCCAGGTGAATACGTATTTAAATGAGACGATGACTGCCATCATTAGCGGACAGAAGCCGATCTCCGAATTTGACACCATGGCCGAAACGATCAAGAGTATGGGCATTGACCGGGCGATTGAGGTTCATCAGGCGGCCTATGACCGATATCAGTCCAAATAA
- a CDS encoding carbohydrate ABC transporter permease: MKQSIGERLFDVFNILLLLVIMILCFYPMLYVFNSSISDPDQMLRSRSLMLIPEGFQLGAYKSVFQDTRIYTGYMNTLFYVVVGTAINLLMTSLAAYGLSRSDLMGRKTLMKLITFTMFFGGGMIPTFLLIQNLGMVDTRFALIIPGAISTFYFLIMKTNFEGIPISLIESAKLDGANDFLILFRIVLPLSRPILAVMMLYYAVDHWNDYVGPMLYLRSQELYPIQIIMRDILISSSTEAMGAGADTGFAIGENIKYATIIISTLPIMLVYPFIQRYFVQGALIGAVKQ, from the coding sequence ATGAAACAGTCTATAGGGGAACGACTTTTTGATGTATTCAATATATTGCTGCTCTTGGTAATCATGATTTTATGCTTTTACCCGATGCTGTACGTCTTCAATTCTTCAATTAGTGATCCGGATCAAATGCTGCGTTCCCGGTCACTGATGCTCATTCCTGAAGGCTTCCAGTTGGGAGCGTACAAGTCGGTATTTCAGGATACTCGCATCTATACCGGATATATGAACACCTTGTTCTATGTTGTGGTCGGCACGGCCATCAATCTGCTCATGACTTCGCTGGCAGCCTATGGCTTATCACGCAGTGATCTGATGGGCAGAAAAACGCTGATGAAATTAATTACGTTCACGATGTTCTTCGGCGGGGGCATGATTCCGACTTTTCTGCTAATCCAAAATCTGGGGATGGTGGATACCCGTTTCGCGCTTATTATTCCAGGAGCCATCAGTACGTTTTATTTCCTCATTATGAAAACCAACTTTGAGGGTATTCCGATCAGTCTGATCGAATCGGCGAAGCTTGATGGCGCCAATGACTTTCTGATTCTGTTCCGAATTGTACTACCGTTGTCAAGGCCAATCCTGGCGGTCATGATGCTGTATTATGCGGTGGACCATTGGAATGATTATGTCGGACCGATGCTCTACCTGCGAAGTCAGGAGCTATATCCGATCCAGATTATTATGCGCGATATTCTGATCAGCAGCAGTACAGAGGCCATGGGCGCTGGAGCCGATACCGGCTTTGCCATTGGGGAGAACATCAAATATGCCACCATCATTATCTCCACGCTGCCGATTATGCTGGTATATCCGTTCATCCAACGTTATTTTGTTCAGGGCGCTCTAATCGGTGCTGTGAAACAATAA
- a CDS encoding ABC transporter permease has translation MELNRSRGIEPGRLKPAGKWSSVKKELVRNRYVYLMLVPVVAYYLIFSYGPMYGLLMAFQESYSPVKGILAGEWVGFDNFTMFFESYYFWRLIKNTLILSFYSIVFGFPAPIILALLLNEVRKKWFRSTVQTISYMPHFISVVVVVGMLKTFSALDGGLFNVIRDFFDLQPIMFLAEKDMFRPMYILSNIWQGAGWASIIFLAALSGIDPQLYEASKIDGAGRWRQLLHITLPGIMPTIVIMLILRMGAVMNADFQKILLMQTAPTYETSDVISTFVYRSGILEGNYTYSTAIGLFNGVINFALLIIANAISRKLNSTSLW, from the coding sequence ATGGAGCTGAATCGAAGCCGGGGGATTGAACCTGGGCGTTTGAAGCCAGCCGGCAAATGGAGTTCAGTGAAAAAGGAGCTTGTCCGCAACAGATACGTGTATCTGATGCTCGTTCCGGTTGTAGCCTATTATCTGATTTTCAGCTATGGGCCTATGTACGGGCTGCTGATGGCATTTCAGGAATCCTACAGCCCGGTCAAAGGAATCTTGGCAGGCGAATGGGTTGGTTTTGACAATTTCACCATGTTTTTCGAAAGTTATTATTTCTGGCGACTGATCAAGAACACGCTGATTTTGAGTTTTTACAGCATTGTGTTTGGTTTCCCGGCTCCAATCATCCTGGCCCTGTTACTGAACGAAGTACGGAAAAAGTGGTTCAGAAGCACGGTGCAGACGATTAGTTACATGCCACATTTCATCTCGGTTGTCGTCGTGGTCGGAATGTTGAAAACGTTCTCCGCATTGGATGGTGGGCTATTTAACGTCATTCGTGACTTTTTCGACCTGCAACCCATCATGTTTCTGGCGGAGAAGGATATGTTCCGTCCGATGTACATCCTGTCCAACATCTGGCAGGGGGCGGGCTGGGCATCGATTATCTTTTTGGCAGCGCTCAGCGGGATTGATCCACAGCTGTATGAGGCTTCCAAAATTGATGGCGCAGGCCGTTGGAGACAGCTGCTACATATTACACTGCCGGGCATCATGCCAACGATTGTGATCATGTTGATTTTGCGCATGGGGGCAGTCATGAACGCTGATTTTCAGAAAATATTGCTGATGCAAACGGCACCAACCTATGAAACATCAGATGTCATCTCCACCTTTGTTTATCGATCCGGTATTTTGGAAGGGAACTATACGTATTCAACCGCCATCGGACTATTTAACGGTGTCATTAATTTCGCTCTGCTCATTATCGCGAATGCGATCAGCAGAAAGCTTAACTCAACCAGTCTCTGGTAA
- a CDS encoding response regulator, which translates to MYKILLVDDEFIISDGISSVVNWSQLGTELIGIAQDGLEALSFIEQQRPDIIISDIRMPGMDGLQLVEAVAEKYPDVSFILLTGFTEFEYAKTAMQYGVKHYLLKPCSEEHLVQAIGELVSEKREWTDQERFVQSIQYNLERVLPHAKEYFLKELVTNRTYGVKEWKYFGELFDVQFQDQRVRLLLVEIEGDHEYLHLFAVKNIAEDIFHNSILSTTVGGHVLLMMEDKLSEPQLFHNIDEIRATFTRYYHDDLTIALSEPGDLPQARQLYMQTLVYLNYRFYLGEGSLIMERDVYSPGERTLPEFEYDPERMATAIKAGHWQEAGTELNRVFQLLADLRYDISQTKSYLIQIFMEMIRLSGSTEMKRYMDQLPGMIESSTLYSFQQFLLAVAKEITLRRYEQHRSRQSQMVGSVKQIVEKRYRDETLTLQSIAGEIYMNPDYIGKMFKKETGEKFTNYVLSYRIQRALELLEQDGNCTVSWLAEQTGFGSNWPYFSKMFKKYTGFSPSEYKKVP; encoded by the coding sequence ATGTACAAAATATTGCTGGTCGATGATGAATTTATCATCTCAGATGGGATCTCCAGTGTCGTGAACTGGTCCCAATTGGGGACAGAGCTGATCGGCATTGCGCAGGATGGATTGGAAGCGTTATCTTTTATAGAACAGCAGCGTCCAGATATTATCATTTCGGACATTCGCATGCCGGGAATGGATGGGTTACAGCTGGTTGAAGCTGTGGCGGAGAAGTATCCAGATGTCTCGTTTATCCTGCTCACAGGGTTCACGGAATTCGAATATGCGAAGACAGCGATGCAGTATGGCGTGAAGCATTATCTGCTCAAGCCCTGCAGTGAGGAGCATCTCGTACAGGCCATTGGTGAACTGGTTAGTGAGAAGCGGGAGTGGACGGATCAGGAGCGTTTTGTACAGTCGATACAATATAATCTGGAGCGTGTGTTACCGCATGCCAAGGAGTATTTTCTTAAGGAGCTGGTCACTAACAGAACTTACGGGGTCAAGGAATGGAAGTATTTCGGGGAGCTGTTCGATGTACAATTTCAGGATCAGCGTGTGCGGTTGCTGTTGGTAGAGATTGAGGGAGATCATGAGTATTTGCACTTGTTCGCGGTCAAGAACATCGCCGAGGATATCTTTCATAATTCGATCTTAAGTACCACGGTTGGAGGTCATGTGTTACTGATGATGGAGGACAAGTTGTCTGAACCGCAGTTGTTCCATAATATTGATGAGATCCGCGCCACATTTACCCGATACTATCATGATGATCTCACCATTGCTCTTAGCGAACCAGGAGATCTTCCACAGGCACGGCAATTGTACATGCAGACGCTAGTCTATCTCAATTACCGCTTTTACCTCGGTGAAGGCAGTCTTATTATGGAGCGGGATGTCTACTCGCCAGGCGAGCGGACTCTTCCTGAATTCGAATATGATCCAGAGCGGATGGCTACGGCGATCAAGGCTGGACACTGGCAGGAAGCCGGAACAGAGTTGAACAGAGTGTTTCAGCTGCTCGCTGACTTGCGATACGATATATCTCAAACGAAGTCCTATCTTATTCAAATATTTATGGAAATGATTCGGCTCAGCGGCTCTACCGAGATGAAAAGGTATATGGACCAGTTGCCAGGTATGATTGAATCCAGCACGTTGTATTCCTTTCAACAGTTTCTGCTTGCCGTTGCCAAGGAAATTACGCTGCGTCGCTACGAACAACACCGCTCCAGACAATCACAGATGGTGGGCAGTGTGAAGCAGATCGTAGAGAAGCGCTACAGGGACGAAACACTGACGCTCCAGTCCATCGCCGGAGAAATATATATGAACCCGGACTACATTGGTAAAATGTTCAAAAAAGAAACAGGTGAGAAATTCACCAATTATGTGTTAAGTTACCGCATCCAAAGAGCATTGGAGCTGCTGGAGCAGGACGGAAACTGTACCGTATCCTGGCTTGCCGAACAGACGGGTTTTGGCTCCAATTGGCCGTATTTTAGCAAAATGTTCAAAAAATACACGGGTTTCTCCCCTTCCGAGTACAAGAAAGTGCCCTAG
- a CDS encoding class I SAM-dependent methyltransferase, with amino-acid sequence MKQNESSITSLISAFGRAYHCQYDTPLIFDDYIAKELITPQEFADIRENMIQGIHFFNPDMAHLIKDDPDKILRWIVQTQLAPTPLARAAYCERVLLHELALGSTQYQILGAGLDTFALRHMELKNCLRIIEVDAPPTQQFKLSRLASLKQPVPLNLRFVAMDLTNKDSLPTLLDEELSGEKSFLSLLGVSFYWTKEDLSRLLRVLFTNLPSGSSIVFDYADEHLFETKGIYNRVDHMVQMAAAGGEPMKSGYAYAEMEALLDEAGLLIYEHLNPEAIQEQFFQDRTDHLMAFETIHFIHAVKK; translated from the coding sequence ATGAAGCAAAATGAGTCCAGCATCACATCCTTGATTTCGGCTTTTGGCCGAGCCTATCACTGCCAATACGATACACCTCTTATTTTCGATGATTATATAGCCAAAGAGCTTATCACGCCTCAAGAGTTTGCGGATATCCGTGAGAATATGATTCAAGGTATCCATTTTTTCAACCCTGACATGGCTCATCTGATCAAGGACGACCCGGATAAAATACTGAGGTGGATTGTACAGACCCAGCTTGCTCCAACCCCCTTGGCCCGTGCTGCATATTGTGAAAGGGTGCTGCTTCATGAACTGGCACTGGGAAGCACACAATATCAGATTCTTGGAGCCGGTCTCGATACGTTTGCGCTGCGGCATATGGAATTAAAGAATTGCCTGAGGATTATTGAGGTGGACGCCCCGCCAACACAGCAATTCAAGCTCAGTCGGCTGGCATCCTTAAAACAGCCTGTTCCATTGAATCTGCGCTTTGTGGCCATGGATTTAACCAATAAGGATTCTCTTCCAACGTTATTGGACGAAGAGTTAAGTGGGGAGAAGTCCTTTTTGAGTCTACTTGGCGTCTCTTTTTACTGGACCAAAGAAGACCTGTCCCGGCTGTTGCGAGTGTTGTTTACGAACCTACCGTCCGGCAGTTCAATTGTTTTTGACTACGCTGACGAGCATCTTTTTGAAACGAAGGGCATATATAATCGCGTGGACCATATGGTCCAGATGGCTGCGGCTGGCGGTGAGCCGATGAAATCCGGGTACGCCTATGCGGAGATGGAAGCCTTGCTTGATGAAGCAGGGTTGCTAATTTATGAGCATCTGAATCCGGAGGCGATTCAGGAACAGTTTTTCCAGGATCGAACCGATCATCTGATGGCATTTGAAACGATACATTTTATTCACGCGGTAAAAAAATAA
- a CDS encoding MFS transporter, which translates to MRWLDTYPKEVKIFLLASLVNATGSALMWPLTTMYVFDELGRTMANAGFVILIQSLGGIFGQLLGGALYHRVGVKKLIIGSLALNAVGLFALPWISAYWVVFICAMGWIGLFSSLSLPAIQAFIGFRFAERRGELFNVIYVANNIGVAIGTALSGFLADFSYHLSFVLNGVTSAGFAIFFWYYLSRAEPDQGEVHLTKRKTVPDGPGVWALLGNTRLYLFMSLGVLFLLFGNSIWNTGVSPYIISEGMEKRMYGLLWTLNGVLIFVGQPFTSWVKRTMARTSTAQMTASAVFYGMAYIVMITMYSYPGMVLAMVLATFGEMLISPATPAFISENAGRSAPFYIGISGGIGAVGRVIGPYAMGVMYDKQGLIPVAWLATGTAVIAVLGFVLHAVLNRNREVKEYGLDA; encoded by the coding sequence ATGAGATGGCTGGATACGTATCCAAAAGAAGTGAAAATATTTTTGCTGGCAAGTTTGGTCAATGCGACAGGTAGTGCCTTGATGTGGCCGCTGACCACGATGTATGTATTTGACGAGCTTGGACGCACGATGGCGAACGCGGGGTTTGTCATTCTGATCCAGTCGTTGGGAGGTATCTTCGGGCAACTGCTCGGCGGTGCATTGTACCACCGGGTGGGCGTCAAGAAGCTGATCATCGGATCGCTGGCGTTAAATGCGGTCGGGCTGTTTGCTCTGCCGTGGATTAGCGCGTATTGGGTTGTATTTATATGTGCCATGGGCTGGATTGGCTTGTTCAGTTCATTGTCGTTACCAGCGATTCAAGCCTTTATTGGCTTCCGGTTTGCGGAGCGACGCGGGGAATTGTTCAATGTGATCTATGTCGCCAACAATATCGGTGTGGCAATTGGTACAGCGCTCAGTGGTTTTTTGGCTGACTTTTCCTATCACCTCAGCTTTGTACTGAACGGGGTGACCTCCGCCGGCTTTGCGATTTTCTTCTGGTATTATCTGTCGCGGGCAGAACCGGATCAGGGCGAAGTACATCTGACCAAGCGCAAAACGGTTCCCGATGGGCCGGGCGTCTGGGCGCTGCTGGGCAACACCAGATTATATCTGTTTATGAGCCTGGGTGTGCTGTTCCTGCTGTTCGGTAATTCCATATGGAATACGGGTGTGTCTCCGTATATTATTTCCGAAGGTATGGAGAAAAGAATGTACGGTCTGCTCTGGACCCTGAATGGGGTGCTGATCTTTGTAGGACAACCTTTTACCAGCTGGGTTAAGCGCACGATGGCCCGTACATCGACTGCTCAGATGACTGCAAGTGCCGTGTTCTATGGCATGGCTTACATCGTCATGATCACCATGTATAGCTATCCGGGGATGGTGCTTGCGATGGTACTGGCTACCTTTGGGGAAATGCTGATCTCACCTGCTACCCCGGCATTCATCTCAGAGAACGCAGGAAGATCGGCACCCTTCTACATCGGGATATCCGGTGGGATTGGTGCGGTCGGAAGGGTTATCGGACCGTATGCAATGGGGGTCATGTACGACAAACAGGGATTGATCCCTGTAGCGTGGCTGGCAACTGGCACGGCGGTTATTGCGGTGCTTGGTTTTGTACTGCATGCAGTGCTGAACCGCAACCGTGAAGTGAAGGAGTACGGATTGGACGCTTAG
- a CDS encoding molybdopterin oxidoreductase family protein, with amino-acid sequence MIDQENGVFPAVCPLDCPDTCGLLLHKENGKIVKVAGNPDHPITKGAICNKVRNMTERVYHRERLQYPMRRIGAKGEGQFERISWDDAIGEITAKFSSLADTYGAESILPYSFYGNMGILGVDGMDRRFFNALGASMLEQTICNAAGNTGWKYTMGANRGTLPEDTEHADVILVWGGNIVSTNMHQVVLAEKARKKGAQIVVIDVHRNRTAQWGDWFIPLYPGTDSALALGLMHVLFEQGLTDEAFMQKYTVGHEALRDHVSSYTPERVARITGVPEADIVKLAELYGNAQAAHIHIGNGLQHHDNGGMNVRSVACLPAITGQWLKRGGGAIRTNSYASTNSDALERPELRQNPEPRVVNMNRIGEALLEAEQPIRALMVYCSNPLVVAPDTERVERGFAREDLFTVVHDLFMTDTAKYADIVLPATSSFETTDLYTSYWHQYVHLQEPVIAPLGESKSNVELFSLLGQAMGYDPEIFGETPEQMIEEALQDTGNPYMNGVTLEGLKQHHFVKLDMSAHDSYLDQLPTPSGKIELYSETMAQKGLPPLPTYSALVEGYDGEKPAGPADVYPLMFLSPPNHNFLNSTFANSAKHQRLEKMPLLQMHPEDAARRQVEDGDAVVVWNDRGRIELTAKVSESMLPGTVISQGLWWDGNGKKQRANSLTSNRLSDMGNGATFFSATVEVKRQ; translated from the coding sequence ATGATCGATCAGGAGAATGGCGTATTTCCGGCGGTTTGCCCGCTCGATTGTCCGGATACTTGCGGCCTGCTGCTTCATAAGGAGAACGGTAAGATCGTGAAGGTAGCGGGCAATCCGGACCATCCGATTACAAAAGGCGCCATCTGTAACAAAGTCCGAAATATGACGGAGCGGGTGTATCACCGCGAGCGGCTGCAATATCCGATGCGACGCATCGGAGCCAAGGGCGAAGGCCAGTTCGAACGAATCAGTTGGGATGACGCCATCGGCGAGATTACAGCAAAATTCAGTTCACTGGCGGATACCTACGGAGCGGAGAGCATCCTGCCATACAGCTTCTATGGAAACATGGGCATTCTTGGTGTGGATGGTATGGACCGTCGATTTTTTAATGCACTAGGTGCGAGCATGCTGGAACAGACCATCTGTAATGCAGCGGGAAATACCGGGTGGAAATATACGATGGGTGCGAACCGGGGAACGTTGCCCGAGGATACGGAGCATGCGGATGTCATTCTGGTGTGGGGAGGCAACATCGTCAGCACGAATATGCATCAGGTTGTTCTGGCTGAGAAAGCCCGCAAAAAGGGCGCCCAAATCGTCGTTATTGATGTCCATCGCAATCGGACCGCCCAATGGGGGGACTGGTTCATTCCACTTTACCCGGGTACAGACAGCGCACTGGCACTCGGATTAATGCATGTGCTGTTCGAGCAGGGCCTGACGGATGAGGCTTTTATGCAAAAATATACCGTCGGCCATGAGGCACTGCGTGATCATGTCAGCAGCTACACCCCTGAGCGTGTTGCACGTATTACAGGTGTACCGGAAGCGGACATCGTGAAGCTCGCTGAGCTGTATGGCAACGCACAGGCAGCCCATATTCATATTGGCAATGGCCTCCAGCATCACGACAACGGTGGAATGAACGTACGCAGCGTAGCCTGTCTGCCTGCCATTACAGGTCAGTGGCTGAAGCGCGGCGGTGGTGCTATTCGTACCAACAGTTACGCGAGCACGAATAGCGATGCGCTCGAGCGTCCGGAACTGCGGCAGAACCCGGAGCCGCGCGTGGTGAATATGAACCGGATTGGCGAAGCATTGCTGGAAGCGGAGCAGCCGATCCGGGCATTGATGGTCTACTGCAGCAATCCACTGGTGGTGGCACCAGATACCGAGCGGGTGGAGCGAGGTTTTGCACGGGAGGATCTGTTCACGGTTGTCCATGACCTATTCATGACGGATACGGCGAAATACGCGGATATTGTGCTGCCTGCGACGTCTTCATTTGAAACGACCGATCTGTATACGTCCTACTGGCATCAGTATGTTCATTTGCAAGAGCCAGTCATTGCGCCTTTGGGTGAGAGCAAGAGTAATGTTGAATTGTTCTCTTTGCTTGGACAGGCGATGGGGTATGACCCGGAGATTTTCGGGGAGACGCCGGAACAGATGATCGAGGAAGCACTTCAGGATACGGGCAATCCCTACATGAACGGAGTAACCTTGGAGGGGTTGAAGCAGCATCACTTCGTCAAGCTGGATATGTCTGCACATGACTCCTATTTGGATCAGCTGCCTACGCCTTCGGGGAAAATTGAACTGTATTCGGAAACGATGGCACAGAAGGGATTACCGCCGCTGCCTACGTACAGTGCTCTCGTTGAGGGGTATGACGGGGAAAAACCGGCTGGACCTGCTGATGTTTATCCGCTGATGTTTTTGTCGCCGCCAAATCATAATTTCCTGAATTCCACCTTTGCCAATTCGGCCAAACATCAACGTTTGGAGAAGATGCCATTGTTGCAAATGCACCCGGAGGACGCCGCCCGCAGACAGGTGGAAGACGGGGATGCGGTGGTCGTATGGAACGACCGTGGCCGGATTGAACTAACTGCCAAGGTGAGTGAATCCATGCTGCCAGGAACGGTGATCAGTCAAGGCTTATGGTGGGATGGTAATGGCAAGAAACAGCGGGCGAACTCGCTCACGTCCAATCGTCTGTCTGACATGGGGAACGGAGCAACATTCTTCTCGGCCACTGTCGAAGTGAAGCGTCAATGA
- a CDS encoding formate/nitrite transporter family protein, whose protein sequence is MAAKTPLEVAQYTAHTGMKKAQNPVSSVLILSFLAGAFIALGFLLDIRVIASAPAEWGSMVNLIGAAVFPVGLILVLIGGGELLTGNMMAVPLATIARKLSAGSMLKNLILVTIGNFLGALFVAYAFGHVLGLTAEGAYLAKVVDMAGHKLDDSFLQAFISGIGCNWLVALAVWLSYASDTMSGKVLGIWFPTMAFVAIGFQHVVANMFLIPAAIFEGHYSWGQYIMNFIPVWLGNLTGGALFVAAAYWMVYLRKHEPEVKPEVAMAVAQPVETEDRPMWSKQA, encoded by the coding sequence ATGGCAGCAAAAACACCTCTTGAGGTTGCACAATATACGGCGCATACGGGGATGAAGAAAGCTCAAAATCCGGTGTCCTCCGTATTGATACTCAGTTTTCTGGCAGGTGCTTTTATTGCACTCGGATTTCTGCTGGATATTCGGGTTATTGCTTCTGCTCCGGCCGAGTGGGGCAGCATGGTTAATCTGATTGGTGCAGCAGTGTTCCCGGTAGGTTTAATATTGGTGCTGATTGGCGGCGGGGAACTGCTGACAGGCAATATGATGGCCGTCCCGCTTGCGACGATTGCACGCAAACTGTCCGCAGGCAGCATGTTGAAGAATCTCATCTTAGTAACAATAGGTAATTTCCTTGGGGCGCTTTTTGTGGCCTATGCGTTTGGTCATGTTCTTGGTCTGACGGCAGAGGGTGCCTATTTGGCCAAAGTCGTCGATATGGCTGGACACAAGCTGGACGACAGCTTCCTTCAGGCTTTTATATCCGGGATCGGGTGTAACTGGCTGGTAGCTCTCGCAGTATGGCTGTCCTATGCATCGGATACGATGAGTGGCAAGGTACTGGGCATCTGGTTCCCAACGATGGCCTTTGTGGCTATTGGATTCCAGCACGTTGTCGCCAACATGTTCCTGATTCCTGCTGCGATCTTCGAAGGACATTATTCGTGGGGGCAATACATCATGAATTTCATTCCGGTATGGCTTGGCAACCTGACGGGAGGAGCGCTGTTTGTGGCGGCTGCCTACTGGATGGTGTACCTGCGCAAGCATGAGCCGGAAGTGAAGCCTGAGGTGGCCATGGCGGTGGCCCAGCCTGTGGAGACGGAAGACAGACCGATGTGGAGCAAGCAGGCGTAG